The Candidatus Palauibacter polyketidifaciens genome contains the following window.
GCGCTCCGTAGGGCGACTCGCGTTCGAAGGCACTAGAGATCGTATCTCAGGCTGAGCGTCACGGTGAAGGCGCTCGTGTCGCGTGTTTCCACGGTGTACACGATGCGGGAGCCGCGGCCCACGGTGGAGTCGTGGCTGCGGAGTTGGTCCCACTCGCGAGGTTCGCTCTCGAACGGTCCGAGGGTCTTCGCGTAGCGTATTCGGGTTCCGACCGTGAAGCGGTCGGCGACGCGGTAGTCCACGCCCGCCAGCGCCTGGGCGCCGAACATGGTGTCGTGGAGCACCGCTGAGCCCAGCGTCGTTGTCCCGGCCAGCTTCGCGCGGAGCACCGGATCCTCGAACGTGCTGATCCGCACCGGATCGTTGTTGCGCTTCCACAGGCTGAAATAGTCGACGGCCATGCGCTGCACGCCGGCGCCGACCCCCAGGTACGGCGTCAGCCGCGCACCGCCGGTGGCGAGATCGACCGCGAGGTTCGCGAATGCGCCGTGTACGCTCACGTCGCCGGCGCCGCCGACCGCCCTCTCCAGCTCCTGGTCGGCCTTCTGCGCGGTCACCACGTCGCCGATCTCCGTCGGCGCGTAGTCGTGATACGGCGCGGCTCGGTACCGGTACTCGGCCTCGACCCGGAACCTGCCGAACCGGTATCCGGCCGCGATTCCCGTCGCCATCCCCCTCGTGCCGCCGGACTCGTTCGCCCATTCGGTCGGCGGCGGCGGGGTGTCGCACTCCGATCCC
Protein-coding sequences here:
- a CDS encoding outer membrane beta-barrel protein is translated as MRGAVFALALGLAAGEVAAQPYVGSELGFTLAPAMRLVGTDNDWGTRCDLLINPDGVEAGSECDTPPPPTEWANESGGTRGMATGIAAGYRFGRFRVEAEYRYRAAPYHDYAPTEIGDVVTAQKADQELERAVGGAGDVSVHGAFANLAVDLATGGARLTPYLGVGAGVQRMAVDYFSLWKRNNDPVRISTFEDPVLRAKLAGTTTLGSAVLHDTMFGAQALAGVDYRVADRFTVGTRIRYAKTLGPFESEPREWDQLRSHDSTVGRGSRIVYTVETRDTSAFTVTLSLRYDL